The following are encoded in a window of Amycolatopsis lexingtonensis genomic DNA:
- a CDS encoding insulinase family protein, which yields MLSTFEVDGVPAVTAKRSGPPAAGLVFRVGRADETLATAGITHLVEHLALHRFGVGEHHFNGATGADHTYFEMTGSEAEVVAFLTGVCTSLNDLPMDRLETEKSILRTEESRRGGGGLLFRHRYGAQGYGLADFLELGLPRLGPAEVAHWARTWFTRENAVLWVAGERVPAGLRLPLPPGARRPVPPRPAALTGPAGFSHGDGSVAFSTVVRRGAEARVFAKVLERELFRALRQEGGYSYEVGTSYQVRGDGFAEIFGLADALPDKQAAVLGGVVDVLAQFKAGRIDPRDVETARAQAESTLRDAEAEALRLPGHAAALLAGRPLPSTEERIAELRAIDVEAVHAVAVEACGSMLLRAPHGHATDWAGYPVVPRFSAAAVAGNRFPAHGRADSYLIVGAEGCSLQTPEGVSTVRFADCAAMLVWPDGGRRLIGTDARSVQVDPTLFAGVTPAVTAAIDAAVGPHRTLPQVSRALPAPPPRPSAPPRERAVRILVVVAAVFGVIALLATAGMVLEPPDATGWAGAGFLWLLAGLFAFTALRRRRMRG from the coding sequence GTGCTGTCCACCTTCGAGGTCGACGGCGTCCCCGCCGTGACGGCCAAGAGATCCGGGCCGCCGGCCGCCGGCCTCGTCTTCCGCGTCGGGCGGGCCGACGAGACGCTCGCGACGGCCGGCATCACGCACCTGGTCGAGCACCTCGCGCTGCACCGGTTCGGCGTGGGCGAACACCACTTCAACGGCGCGACGGGCGCCGATCACACGTACTTCGAAATGACGGGCTCGGAAGCCGAGGTCGTCGCGTTCCTCACCGGCGTCTGCACCTCGCTCAACGACCTCCCGATGGACCGGCTGGAGACCGAGAAGTCGATCCTGCGCACCGAGGAGTCCCGGCGCGGCGGTGGCGGCCTGCTGTTCCGCCACCGCTACGGCGCACAGGGGTACGGGCTGGCCGACTTCCTCGAGCTCGGCCTCCCGCGCTTGGGCCCCGCGGAGGTCGCCCACTGGGCACGCACCTGGTTCACGCGTGAAAACGCCGTCCTGTGGGTGGCGGGTGAGCGGGTCCCGGCCGGGTTGCGGCTGCCGCTCCCGCCCGGCGCCCGGCGTCCGGTGCCCCCGCGGCCCGCCGCGCTGACCGGTCCCGCCGGCTTCTCCCACGGCGACGGCAGCGTCGCCTTCAGCACGGTGGTGCGCCGCGGAGCCGAAGCCCGGGTCTTCGCGAAGGTCCTCGAGCGGGAGCTGTTCCGCGCGCTGCGCCAGGAAGGCGGCTACTCGTACGAAGTGGGGACGTCGTACCAGGTCCGCGGCGACGGCTTCGCGGAGATCTTCGGGCTCGCCGACGCCTTGCCGGACAAGCAGGCCGCGGTGCTCGGCGGCGTCGTCGACGTCCTGGCCCAGTTCAAGGCCGGCCGGATCGACCCCCGCGACGTCGAAACAGCGCGCGCCCAGGCCGAATCCACGCTCCGCGATGCCGAGGCGGAGGCGCTGCGGTTGCCCGGGCACGCGGCCGCGCTGCTCGCCGGCAGGCCGCTGCCGTCGACCGAGGAGCGGATCGCCGAGCTGCGCGCGATCGACGTCGAGGCCGTCCACGCGGTCGCCGTCGAAGCGTGCGGCTCGATGCTGCTGCGCGCGCCGCACGGCCACGCCACGGACTGGGCCGGGTATCCGGTGGTGCCGCGCTTCTCCGCGGCGGCGGTGGCGGGGAACCGCTTCCCCGCCCACGGCCGGGCGGACAGCTACCTGATCGTCGGCGCCGAAGGGTGCAGCCTGCAGACCCCGGAAGGCGTGTCGACGGTTCGCTTCGCCGACTGCGCGGCCATGCTCGTCTGGCCCGACGGCGGCCGCCGCCTGATCGGCACCGACGCCCGGTCGGTCCAGGTCGACCCGACCCTGTTCGCCGGCGTGACCCCGGCGGTGACCGCGGCGATCGACGCGGCGGTCGGTCCACATCGGACGCTGCCGCAGGTGTCCCGCGCGCTCCCGGCGCCACCGCCCCGGCCGTCGGCGCCCCCGCGCGAACGCGCGGTGCGGATCCTCGTCGTCGTGGCGGCGGTGTTCGGTGTGATCGCGTTGCTGGCCACGGCGGGCATGGTGCTGGAACCGCCCGACGCCACGGGGTGGGCCGGGGCGGGATTCCTGTGGTTGCTCGCCGGGCTGTTCGCGTTCACGGCGCTGCGACGGCGACGGATGCGAGGGTGA
- a CDS encoding aquaporin, with protein MEQPLPRKLIAEFLGSLLLAALVIGSGIAAQRLSPGDTGLQLTENAAATAAGLFALILMFGPVSGAHFNPVVSFVDAVFGGLPWRHALAYLPTQIAGCVGGAVLANLMFSASAVSISTTHRATAAHGLAEVVATAGLILMIFSLARSGRAERAPAAVGAYIGAAYWFTSSTSFANPAITIGRVFSDSFAGIAPASVPLYLAAQVLGGALGLLGVRALYPGVTPAAAADVMLPHAAASPGR; from the coding sequence ATGGAACAGCCGTTGCCCCGCAAGCTGATTGCCGAATTCCTCGGCAGCCTGCTGCTGGCCGCGCTGGTGATCGGCTCCGGGATCGCCGCCCAGCGCCTCTCCCCCGGCGACACCGGCCTGCAGCTGACCGAAAACGCGGCCGCCACCGCGGCCGGCCTGTTCGCGCTCATCCTGATGTTCGGCCCCGTCAGCGGCGCGCACTTCAACCCCGTCGTGTCCTTCGTGGACGCCGTGTTCGGCGGGCTGCCGTGGCGGCACGCGCTGGCCTACCTGCCCACGCAGATCGCCGGCTGCGTCGGCGGCGCGGTCCTGGCCAACCTGATGTTCTCCGCGAGCGCCGTCTCGATCAGCACCACCCACCGCGCCACCGCGGCACACGGGCTCGCCGAAGTCGTCGCCACCGCCGGCCTGATCCTGATGATCTTCTCCCTCGCCCGCTCCGGCCGCGCCGAGCGGGCCCCCGCGGCGGTCGGCGCGTACATCGGGGCCGCGTACTGGTTCACCAGCTCCACCAGCTTCGCCAACCCCGCCATCACCATCGGCCGCGTGTTCAGCGACTCCTTCGCCGGGATCGCGCCCGCGTCGGTGCCGCTGTACCTCGCCGCCCAGGTGCTCGGCGGCGCACTCGGCCTGCTCGGCGTCCGCGCGCTGTACCCCGGCGTCACCCCCGCGGCTGCCGCCGACGTCATGCTCCCCCACGCCGCGGCGTCCCCGGGCCGGTGA
- a CDS encoding arsenate reductase ArsC, with product MTDVDHPHHHDLSIDQRLALRTAATRLQAEFDGTFGAETIEQFLHGSYDQFAAHSTIPNFLPLLAERFARQRLHALARIEGHHDGKPTVLFLCVHNAGRSQMAMGFFQHLAGDRALAWSGGSEPGHEINPAAIEAMHERGIDIATEFPKPWTDEIVRAADVVITMGCGDACPIFPGKRYLNWELDDPAGKGVEDVRPVRDEIERRVRGLLDELGVPARA from the coding sequence ATGACTGACGTCGACCACCCGCACCACCACGATCTGAGCATCGACCAGCGGCTCGCGCTGCGCACTGCCGCGACACGCTTGCAGGCCGAGTTCGACGGCACTTTCGGTGCCGAGACGATCGAGCAGTTCCTGCACGGCAGCTACGACCAGTTCGCCGCCCACAGCACCATCCCGAACTTCCTGCCACTGCTGGCCGAGCGGTTCGCCCGCCAGCGCCTGCACGCCCTCGCGAGGATCGAGGGGCACCACGACGGCAAGCCCACCGTGCTGTTCCTGTGCGTTCACAACGCGGGCCGCAGCCAGATGGCGATGGGCTTCTTCCAGCACCTCGCCGGCGACCGAGCGCTGGCCTGGTCCGGCGGGTCCGAACCCGGCCACGAAATCAACCCCGCGGCGATCGAGGCGATGCACGAACGCGGCATCGACATCGCCACCGAGTTCCCCAAGCCGTGGACCGACGAGATCGTCCGCGCCGCCGACGTCGTGATCACGATGGGCTGTGGCGACGCCTGCCCGATCTTTCCAGGCAAGCGCTACCTGAACTGGGAGCTGGACGATCCGGCGGGCAAGGGCGTCGAGGACGTCCGCCCGGTGCGCGACGAGATCGAGCGCCGCGTCCGCGGGCTGCTCGACGAGCTCGGCGTCCCCGCCCGCGCGTGA